TATGTTGCTAATACATGCATTGAGATATGGTTTGATATAAATGCATATAAAAAAGAGTCAGTAGTGATAGTAGAAGTAATGGGAAGAGATGCTGGGTGGATAGCTGCTTCAACGGGTATTTTAAAGAGTATTAATCCAAACGTGAATCAACTTATATATCTTCCAGAAATAAGTTTTGACAAATCTAAATTTCTAATAGATGTAGAAAATGCAATTAAAAGGAATAACAAACTTCTTATTGTAGTTTCTGAAGGCATAAAGGATGAGAATGGTGAATATATAAATAAAAATATAGTTGAGACAGATCCTTTTGGACATAAACGCCTTGGTGGAGCAGGTAAACATCTTCGAGATTTGGTAAAGAAAAACATTACTAAAAACGTTAAATTAATCAAATTGGGAATTTTGCAGAGATGTGCCATACATTGTGCATCTAAAACTGACGTAGATGAGTCTGAGATGGTTGGTAGAGATTCTGTGAAATATGCCATTGCTGGTTATAGTGGATATATGACTGCTATAACAAGGTTAAATAATGATAAATATAAATGTAAAACAGATTTAGTAAAATTACAAGATGTAAGTAATAGAGTTAAAAATGTTCCTTTAAATTGGATAAATGAAGAAGGAAATGGCATGAAAGATGAAATTATAAATTATGTGCAACCACTTATCTTAGGTGAAGTTAATCCTTTCAATGAAAATGGATTAGTAAAATATATTAGTGTGAATTATACGGGAATCAATAAGCATACATGTGGTGTTATAAATTTTTAACATTTAAAGTATAATACTAGGTTTAATTTTAAAATATCTTTAGATTCTAGAAACTTAATCTGGGTAAATTTAACAAACTAGTAGTTTAACGGCTATTAAAAAAGGATTGTTTTATTAAGTCAAATTTTCTATAAAACAACCCTCTTTAATTATTCATTTTTCTATCATGACACAGCCTTGTGATAAACCTGAGTAGCCCTTCACATGACCAATATAGTCAAAGGTGTCATGACTATAAAGGCCTGAATCACCTTGCCATTGTCAATTGTTCCACTGGCAAGTACTCGTGAAACTCCTGCGTCGTGGTACATCAGATTGTAATAAGCGATAATTTGAAATCATTTTGGCTCAATAGACGGTCGAAGTATGGCATCGGCTAGAAGAGTTATTGGTAGATGTAGACGGGTGACGACAGCAGCAAGGTTTCCGATTTCTTTTAAAATTATTCCTAGTTTTCTAGATGGTTCTCAGATAATGGCTGTAAACATGGAAAGCAGAATTAGCAAAATAGGTGAAGCCACCGCGTATAAATGAAAGTTATTGTTTACCCTCCTTAAAAGAGCCGATACTATGCGATCGGCTCTAATATATTGCCTAAAAAATTTATAGAAAATTTATAAAATATCTTGTCTAACTACTTTATGTTGGACACATACTGTGATATACTAAGATAAAATATCAAATTTTTAACAAGAAAGGGGGATAAATACGGATAGCATATTGACATTATGGTTGGCAGTAATGATAGTAGGAATTGCAATTGACTTAATAACAAGCAACTTCATATTTTTCAACTTTTCAATCGGAGCTTTTTTCGCAATATGTGCAGATCTACTGGGGCTTAATACACCAATTCAGATTTTTATTTTTCTCGCCATAGGAATTGTATCACTCATTTTCTCTTTCAAATACTTAAGAAAGAGATTTAAAAATATACCAAAGACGTACCCGTATGAAAGCGAATATATAGGAAAGACGATTGAGATAAAAAGTGACGTAGGTAGAGAGGGCCAAGTCTTTTTCGAGGGAATATATTGGACCGTTAAGTCTGATGAACCTTTGAAAAATGGTGACACCGCTTTAATAACTGGAATATCAGGAAATAAATTAATTGTTAAGAGATTGGAGGAATAAAGTTGTTGATATTGTTTCTTATCTTACTTCTGCTTATATTAATCGCAGTTTTAGCATCCATAAAGGTTGTTCAAACGGGATATGTATATGTAATTGAGAGGCTAGGACAGTTTTACAAGGTATTGGAGCCGGGCTGGCATTTTGTGATACCTTTTGTTGATTATGTACGGGCAAAAGTATCTATCAAGCAGCAGATTCTAGATATTGAACCGCAGAATGTTATTACGAAGGACAATGTCAAGATATCTGTTGATAATGTAATATTTTATAAAGTAATGAATGCAAAAGATGCAATATACAATATAGAAAATTACAAATCAGGCATAGTTTATTCTACAATAACAAACATGAGAAACATCATTGGTGAAATGACACTTGATGAGGTTTTATCAGGCAGGGACAAGATAAACGCAGAGCTTCTCAAAGTGATAGATCAGCTTACAGATGCATACGGTATAAAGATACTGTCTGTTGAAATAAAGGACATCACTCCTCCAGACGAAATAAGGCAGGCAATGGAAAAGCAGATGAAGGCAGAAAGGGATAAGCGGGCTACTATACTTCAAGCAGAGGGAGAAAAGCAAAGTGCCATAGCTGTCGCTGAAGGGCAAAAGCAGGCAAAAATTTTACAGGCAGAGGCCGAGAAGGAAGCTAATATTAGAAAGGCCGAAGGATTAAGGCAGTCACAGATATTAGAGGCAGAAGGTAAAGCAAAAGCCATTGAAACGATTGCTGAAGCGCAAGCAAAAGCCATTGAATTGGTTAATAAAGCTATATTAGAGTCTGGAACAAACGAGACTGTCATAGCATTAAAGCAAATAGAAGCACTGCAGGAGATGGCGAAAAACCCTGCTAATAAACTGATAATTCCAGACAAATTAGTTGATACTTTAGGAAGTATATCAGCCATAGCGGATCTAATAAAAAAGCAATAAATATGTATTATACCTCGAGTTTACTCGGGGTTTTTTCATATGATTTGGTTTTTTAAAGATTAAGCTATAAAATGTATAATGAATAAAATATTAATGGAGGGATTTTAATGAATATTAAAGAAGTGCCTTATGATATGTACATGAAAGAAGTAAATCAAAAGCTTACATCAAGAGGGATATTTTTAACTACTAAAGAGAATAAGCTAAATACTATGATAATAGGATGGGGAGGAATAACGTATTTTTGGGGTAAGCCAGTATTTTTAGTTGCAGTCAGAAAGTCCCGCTTTACATACAGTCAAATCGAAAAATCAGGTGAATTTACGATTAGCGTACCTCTAAATGAGGACTTAAATAAAGCTATTGCGTTTTGCGGTACAAAATCAGGAAGGGACTTTGACAAGTTTAAGGAGTGCAATCTTACCCCAATTCCATCTCAAAAAATTGAGACGCCTATCATAGGAGAGTGTTCACTGCACTACGAATGCAAAGTCGTGTATAAGCAGGAAATGTTAAAGGAGAATCTTAATGCTGATATTGATAAAAGGTGGTACCCAGACTACCATACATTCTACTTCGGAGAGATTGTTGCATCGTATATAAAAGAATAATCAAAGAAGCTGTAGCAAAAATATACAGTAGAATATGCTGCCTGCCATTAAAATAAATGGGCTTAAGCTTTTTTTGCTGGCTGCATATATAAGGCTTATATACGATGAGATAAGCGCTAGCACAGTCGTCAGCATTGTCAGACCTGTTAAATTCCATTCTGTAAACATCATACCTATGGCTACAGGCACCGATGATTGAAATACCATTGCACCTGTGATATTCAAAAGTGCAAGGGTATCTTTTTTTTGCCCTATCCAAAGGATTGAATTAAGCTTTTCCGGAAGCTCAGTTGCTATAGGCGTTATTATGAGTGATAAGATTGCAGGTGGTACTCCCAACAATGCTGACAGTTGTTCTGTATATTTGATAAAAATATGGGCACCGTAAGAGATTCCAAAAAGTGAAAAGACAAGCTGCAGAATTATAATATATAAAGTTGTATCTAGATGGAAGTGCTTTGAAAAAAACAGATTATCTACATCTTTTAAGCTGTCTTCTTTTGAAGAAAATGTGTGGGCTACATAAATAAAATATGAAAGCAAAATGAATATTGATATCGCTGCTTTGATATTTAAGTAGCTATTTATGAATGATGTAATGACGGCCACAGAATATATGATGATAAAATATGTCAAGTCTCTTTGAAATCCTGCGATAGAAGGGGTGATTTTAAAAGGTCTTTTCCTAAATAAAAAATATATTATTGCTGAAGCACCTGTAACAAAAAAGCCAAGTGTCGACAGCATGAAAGGAGCACCAACTATGGCTCCGACTCCTATTTCTTCTGATGCTTGGCCCTTGTGAAATACAATTGCTATTATAGGTATTATTGTTTCAGGCATTGCCGTACCTACAGCGGCAAAAATACTGCCAATGACGCTTTGGCTTAAATTAAGTTTTTTACCTAACCATTCTACGGCATTTGTAAAATATAAGCATGATGCTAATATAAAGATCAAACTTAAAGAAAACATAGCTATCATAAAAGCCAATATAAACAGCTCCTTCTCATTTCTAAGAATATATGGAAGACCATACTAAATTATAATTTGGAATGAGAGATTATATTCATGGAAAATATTATTAACGCTCACAAATTTCGCTTACTATATATCATCGATTCTCTTCGCTTGTTTGGCTAACGCCGTCTATGCGTTGTTAGGCTTAGCTTTCGCTCATACGCCAAACTGCGCTTCGTTCATCGTGATATATTACGTAAGCTTCATTAATCGTTCGCTTTTAATAATATTTTTCATAACAATGTTTATTGGTTAATGGAATATTAGTTTAATAATAGATTTAAGACAGCTAAATTTTTGTTTATTTTTTTAAGAATTATGCTATAATATAAATAGAGAGGCAGCCGTCCGCAAAATGCGGTTGCCCAAGAAGCGGTTTTCAAAAATCTTAAACCGTCCTGGGGTTAGCAGGGCGGTTATTTCCTCTTAAAATCGAGGACTGCTATAATTAACATTCCAAACATTATCATTAAAAACAACGTTTGATATGTATTCATCATAGCAACCACCTCCTTATAAGGAGAGTGGCAACCGCACCCTGCTTATCCGACTACCTCAAGTATAATTATAGCATATATAAATGCATTAGGCACTCATCAATTTGAGTGCTTTTTTATAGGTATTAGATTATAAAAATTAGATTGACATTTTTTCTAAAAGAGTATATTATATATTTAAGGAGCGCACTCGGTTGCACACAAAATGAATTTTAGTGTTAGATTATGTTCAAAAGCAGGTTTTTGTTTATTTCATAGCAATCGCTTGCATCAAAGTTACTTTTTTTAAGATAAGGGTGATAGCATGTCTGAAATAAGATACGATGTGGTGACAGGAAAAATCGCAGTTATATCGACGGAGAGAGGGAAAAGGCCTCACGATTTTAAAAAGGCAGATGTGGTAAAGAGCAATGGCCCTTGCCCCTTTTGTCCGGGAAATGAACACATGACACCACCAACGCTTGTTGAGTTTTGCGATGAAAAAGGGATGTGGACATTGAGAGGCTTCAACAACAAATTTGCTGCTTTTAGCAAAGATACAAATGGTTCAATGGTGGAAGGCGACAATGAATTACACAAAGCAAATGATGGCTATGGTGTTGCTGAGATTATTGTGGAAAGCAATCAACACGACAAGACGTTGGGGCAGATGGAGATAGATGAGATCCAAAATATTATAAAGGCACTGATTTTAAGGTATGATGAAATAGTAAAAGATAAAAATATTAAATATGTTCAGATGTTTAAAAACTTTGGTGCAAACGGTGGTGCTTCGTTGGAGCATGGGCATTGGCAGATTATGGCTGTTACATTTATACCAGAAGCAGTAGAAAGGGAGTTGCAAGGAGTAGAAAAATATAAAAATGGGAAAGGAACATGTCCTTACTGTGACATTGTCAATGATGAATTGACTGAAAAGACAAGAGTTGTGGCTGAAAATGACAGGTTTGTTGTGATTTGTCCTTTTGCATCGCGGTTTGCGTATGAATCATGGATATTGCCTAAAAAACATAGGAGAGCATTCAACAAGATAGACAGTGATGGCATTAAAAGCTTATCATCATTGCTAAAATATATTATAAATAGATATGAAGATTTATTTGACTATCCGCCGTACAACATAGTGATTCACACGCTCCCTCACGAAGATGAACGAGATTTTCACTGGCATATAGAGATACTGCCGAGACTTACGACTTTTGCAGGATTTGAGCTTGCAACAGGTGCGTATATAAATCCGACGCCGCCAGAACAAGCTGCATCTATTTTGCGGCTAGATTAATTGAAAGGAATGATTTACATGGCTATAGAAGAAGGAGAATTTGACGGCCTTATATCAAATCTTGATTCTGTAATAAAAAGCATTAAAGATGAAAAAATACAGAAATTCAGGTGGTTTCAAGAGAAAGCACTTAATATAAAGAATAAGAGACTTTTCGACTATGCTATATTGCATATAGACAAATCAATTATTATTATTGCTGCACTAATAGATTTTATTTTTAATACTATAAATGGCGAAGAGAAAAAATCTCGCTATTATTTTCCATTAATTATAAGAAAAAATATATTAAGTGATGACTATTTAACAACTTACCAGGGAAGCAATTATTTGGCGGTGGTATATGATGCGGTTGATGATGTGGAATACATTAGATGCTTAGATAGGATATTAAAAGATGGAAAAGATGTAGAGTTTAAGTCTGGCGGGCGGCTTAAGCCATATATGCTTTTAAGTCATGATATTTACAGTTCAGAAAGGCTTAACAACAAATCCAGCAATAGCTTGACGCTGCTTAACAAAAATGAGATAGTAAAGACTTTTAGGAGAATGGTTCATGGAATGAATCCTGATCTTGAAATGACTTATATGCTGAGAAAATATGGCTTTTTAAATGTTCAGGATATAAGAGGATATTTTTTGTACGTAGATAGGGACAATAATATATACACTCTTTCGATGTTTTCACAGTATATAGACAATATTGCAGATATGTGGCAGTATACGCAGGACTACTTAAGAAACTTTATATCAAAATACGATGGAAGTGATTGTTTAAACTATATATATAAAAATTGCAGTGATTACATCGATGAAGTAAAAAACATATCAGCTATGATCGCCAATATGCATATTAAATTATCTTCAATTGCAGAAGAAAATTTTGGTGTTATAGTTCCAAAAGAGTCTGATATTGATGAGTTGGTAAATCAGATAATATCAAATCTTAACCTTCTTTTTAGATATATAAGCAGTGGTGAATACAGCGGCGAAATAGAGTATATGATAAAAGACATTCTTGATAATAAAAAATTCTTATTTGATAGTATAAGCAATATTAAAGACTTAGTGCCGTATTTCGGTAAATATTTAAGATGCCACGGCGATTTACACTTAGAGCAGCTATTAAAAACGGAAAATGGGTACATTTTGATTGATTTTGAAGGAGAACCGACAAAATCAATATATGAGAGAAGCAAGCACCTGTCGCCGTTAAAAGATGTAGCAGGAATGATAAGGTCGTTTAATTATGCTGCATACTCTCAATATTTTGAATACAAGGAAAGTGGGAAAGGAGATCTAGATATAGAAAAGATAGAAAATCTTTTATCGGTATGGGCAACCGCTATTACAAATGTATTTATAGAAAATTATGTAAATATTATAAATTCAAATAAAAAAGACTTGATACCGGATTTAGACCATTTAAGTGCTATTTTAGCTTTATTTAAATTGGATAAAGCTATATTTGAAGCAATTTACGAAGTCAACAACAGACCATCGTGGTTTAAGATTCCACTTAAAGGTATCATTGAATGCATAGAAGAATTCAAGAAGAAATCTTATTTGGAGGTATACTATGGATAATTTAAAGGTGACGATATTTACAAATGAATTTCCACCCAATATTTATGGTGGAGCTGGTGTACATGTTGATTATTTGACTAAAGAGTTATCTAAGCTTATGGACGTAGATGTCAGATGCTTTGGAGAGCAAAATACGTCTTTAAATAACATGAGTGTAAGAGGCTACAGGGAATGGGATATAATAAAGAAAAATTCTTTAGATAAATTGCAAAAGGTGCTTGGTCCACTGTCTATTGATGTTGCAATGGTAAAGGATCCAATTACGTCAAATATTGTCCACTGCCACACGTGGTACACATTTATGGCCGGTTTTCTTGCCAAGATGCTTTATGATATACCGCTTGTTGTGACAATCCACAGCTTAGAGCCTCTAAGGCCTTGGAAGGAAGAGCAGCTTGGGAATGGGTATCACTTAAGCACTTGGATGGAGAAGACGGGAATTGAAGCGGCTGACAGGATCATTGCTGTATCAAATGATTCTAAAAAAGATATAATGAAGTGCTACAATGTGCCAGAAGATAAAATCGAGGTTATATATAACGGCATTGATTTGAACCAGTATAAAAAGACAGATTCAAATGTTGCCAGAAAAAAATACGGTATAGACGGAAGGTACATTTTATTTGTCGGAAGGATATCGAGGCAAAAAGGGATAATACACCTTATAGATGCTGTAAAATATTTGCCACAAGATGTAAAAGTTGTATTGTGTGCTTCATCACCTGATACAGAGGAAATAAAAATGGAGATGGAGGAGAAGGTGAAACTTTATCCCAATATAATTTGGATTGATAAAATGGTGACTAAAGAAGAGATTATTGAGCTTTACAGCAATGCAGAAGTATTCGTATGTCCATCTGTTTATGAGCCGTTTGGAATCATAAATCTAGAAGCGATGGCATGCAATACTCCCGTAGTCGCTAGCGCAACTGGAGGCATAAAGGAAGTTGTGGTAGATGGAGAAACCGGATTTTTAGTAGAACCAGGTAATCCTGAAGATTTGGCGGAGCATATTAAAAAGCTACTTGACGATAGAGGACTTGCAGCAACATTTGGCGCAAACGGCAGAAAAAGAGTTGAAGAGATGTTTAGCTGGGAATCAATTGCGAAGAAAACTTATGATATGTACAATAATGTGATTGAAAATTATAAAAAATGAACGGTAAATCAATTTCAAATTTTATTTTCTAGTGAGCTTAATAGGCTCTTTTTTCATTTGTCGTTTAGACTTTTAAATTTTACGATAAAGATGTATACTATTATATAGAAAATTTTTGTTGGAAGGTAATTATGGAAAGTACGAATATTTTATACAGTTTAATAATAGATTATGGTTATTTAGCCTTATTTTTGTCATTAGTTGTGGAAGGCACTGGCATGCCTGGACCTGTGGAGATATTATTTCTTGCAGCAGGTTATCTTATATCAAAAGGACAGATGAACTTTCTAGCTGTTGCGCTTATAGCAGCTTTAGGCAATTTAACAGGGAATACTTTAGCGTACATAATAGGTGCTAGATCTGGCAGGACTTTTGTAGAGAAATATGGTCGCTATTTAAAGATAACTGTAAAAGACTTGGAGGGCATGGACCGCTGGTTTTCCAAATATGGTGGCATGACTAACCTTATAAGCCGTCTTATTGGATTGCCTAGGACACCTGCTATTTGGGCTTCAGGCATAACACGCATGGATTTCAAATCGTTTTTTATATTTTCAGCTATTGGAGACCTTTTGTGGTCATTCTTTTGGACATCTGTATCGTATTTGGTATCAATGCAGATTTTGAAGATCGATTTGATAGGAAAGACATATCCATGGTGGATGTACTTTGTGATGTTGATTGGCTTTGTCTTATTTATGTACGTTGTATGGAGGATATTTTTATGGATGAAGGAAAAATACTTGACATAGAAATAAAGATAATTTCAGATGTAAAGACTCTTTTAAGCATTAAAAACATATGGCATGAGCTTGAGGATAATTCAAAGATGTATCCTTTCAATACTTTTGAGTGGGTTATAAATTGGTGGAAATACTTTGGAAGTGGCAAAAGGTTGTGGGTTCTTTTGATAGTTGATAATTATGGGCCCATCGGAATAGCACCATTTATGATTACATTTGGCGAGATGGGGCTGCCTATAAAAAGGATTAAATTTATTGGTTCTAACAACAGCGATTATCTTGATTTTGTGGTAAGGTATGGTTGTGAGGATATATTTTATCGCTCGCTGATAAAGTATTTGGAGACTGTCATAGATCAATTTACAGTTTTAGATCTCGAGCATCTTCCGGAAAGCAGCGGTATATATCCTTACATAATGGGAAGTGGCCTTTACTATGATTATGATGTACAGGATATATGTCCTTATATAGAGCTTCCTTCTACATGGGATGAATATTTGGATTCCCTTGATGGAAAATTCAGAAGAAATATAAAGTATGAGATAAAGAGATATTTTAGTAAGCATGATGGCAACTTTATGTGCGTTACAGATGAAAATCAAATTGATGATTCAATGGATAGGCTTATTGAAATGCATCAGGCAAGATGGAGAAAAAGACATATGCCTGGGGCATTTTATTCTAAGAGGATCAGAAATTTTCACAAAGATGTAGCGCTTGACTTTCTTGAGCGGGGGATATTAAGCTTATTCGAACTTAAAGACAAGGATAAGACTGTGGCAAGCTTATTAAGCTACCATATTGGTGGTAAAAGGTATTATTATATAAGCGGGTATGATTTGAATTACAGCAGGTTAAGCGTTGGTGCGGTTACTTTGGGTCTTTCTATAAAGCGCTCAATTGAAGTGGGAGATGAAATTTACGATTTTCTGCGGGGGGATGAAAAGTATAAAGAGGATTGGACGAATAATAAAAAGAGAAATATGAGATTGGTTGTTTCGTTTCCGTCTATTGCAGGGAAATTTTACATATATTACATCATTGCTCAGAATAAATTAATAAATAAGATAAAAAATAGGTTCAGTCAAGACTGAACCTATTTTGATAATGTATTAAGGTAAGAGGCAATATTAATTTGCTGCTTTTGCATACTTTAAGCTAATCGGATCTGAATATGCTGGAACTATGATATTTTTTGAAGTTTCTATGTTAACTTTTATACCATAATATTTAAGAGTATCTACAATGCCGCCTTTAAGATTTAATGATGCCTGTAATGTGTCTGGATTTCCTATTGCCTTTATGACGTACGGCGGTGCATACCTTGTAGAATTTATGTTTATAGTTGGGCCAACACATCTTATTTCAGATGTGGCTATAAGCCTCTGGTCATTTATGGAGATTGCTTCAGCTCCGCCAGCTTTAAGCTCATTTACGACTTTTATCAAGTCTTCATCGTGTACCAAAAACATATTTGGATCTTCGCCATCTTTTGGTTGCAGGTCGCTGTCGTTAAGGGTAACTATTACACCAGGCCCCGACATGGCAGTGAAGCCTGCTAGTTCTTTGTACTTTTCTACATCCTGCGACAGTGCATTTAATGTTGCTTCATACTTTGAAGATGAGCTATTTAAAGTATTGAGCTTTTGAGTTAGCTCTGCCACTTGTTGTTTTAAAGCGTTTCTTTCATCTGTCATGTTTTGAAGCTGGCTGCTTAGTTCATCTACATTTACGTTGCTGTTGCGGGATGTATCTGCGGCAGTTTTTACACTGCCTTGGATAGTTTTAAATTCCATTGATATCATGAAGCCCATTATTAAAAATACCATTACAAATGAGACAACTTGAAAAACCTTACCCTTCATTTCTATTCATCCTCCCCATGGGCAAACATATCAACTTAAGAAAACTGTATTTTCATTCTATATATAATAATAGCACGCCTAAAGATAAAATTTATTAAAAAAATATTAATATTATATTACAAATTAGTAATGAATTCCTTTTCATATTAAATTTTAATTTATTTTGTTTTTATCACCACCATTTTTTTCATCTGTTGCTTTCTTTAGTGAAAGTATTTCCTCTAAATCCTTATTGTACTTGTCTATTTTAAGCATGGTACTTCTATATGCCAAAATATC
The nucleotide sequence above comes from Thermoanaerobacterium sp. CMT5567-10. Encoded proteins:
- a CDS encoding 6-phosphofructokinase; translated protein: MKSSRGNLLIAQSGGPTSVINASAYGAIKEFISLASDYKVYAGLYGIEGILEDRIIDIDTMDKNTIESLKYMPSSAFGSCRYKLEEHDVNEEEYKKILNIFEKYNITYFLYIGGNDSMDTANKLNIYMNKIGYDVNIIGVPKTIDNDLVETDHCPGFGSAAKYVANTCIEIWFDINAYKKESVVIVEVMGRDAGWIAASTGILKSINPNVNQLIYLPEISFDKSKFLIDVENAIKRNNKLLIVVSEGIKDENGEYINKNIVETDPFGHKRLGGAGKHLRDLVKKNITKNVKLIKLGILQRCAIHCASKTDVDESEMVGRDSVKYAIAGYSGYMTAITRLNNDKYKCKTDLVKLQDVSNRVKNVPLNWINEEGNGMKDEIINYVQPLILGEVNPFNENGLVKYISVNYTGINKHTCGVINF
- a CDS encoding NfeD family protein, which translates into the protein MTLWLAVMIVGIAIDLITSNFIFFNFSIGAFFAICADLLGLNTPIQIFIFLAIGIVSLIFSFKYLRKRFKNIPKTYPYESEYIGKTIEIKSDVGREGQVFFEGIYWTVKSDEPLKNGDTALITGISGNKLIVKRLEE
- a CDS encoding SPFH domain-containing protein; the encoded protein is MLILFLILLLLILIAVLASIKVVQTGYVYVIERLGQFYKVLEPGWHFVIPFVDYVRAKVSIKQQILDIEPQNVITKDNVKISVDNVIFYKVMNAKDAIYNIENYKSGIVYSTITNMRNIIGEMTLDEVLSGRDKINAELLKVIDQLTDAYGIKILSVEIKDITPPDEIRQAMEKQMKAERDKRATILQAEGEKQSAIAVAEGQKQAKILQAEAEKEANIRKAEGLRQSQILEAEGKAKAIETIAEAQAKAIELVNKAILESGTNETVIALKQIEALQEMAKNPANKLIIPDKLVDTLGSISAIADLIKKQ
- a CDS encoding flavin reductase family protein; amino-acid sequence: MNIKEVPYDMYMKEVNQKLTSRGIFLTTKENKLNTMIIGWGGITYFWGKPVFLVAVRKSRFTYSQIEKSGEFTISVPLNEDLNKAIAFCGTKSGRDFDKFKECNLTPIPSQKIETPIIGECSLHYECKVVYKQEMLKENLNADIDKRWYPDYHTFYFGEIVASYIKE
- a CDS encoding sodium:calcium antiporter, which gives rise to MAFMIAMFSLSLIFILASCLYFTNAVEWLGKKLNLSQSVIGSIFAAVGTAMPETIIPIIAIVFHKGQASEEIGVGAIVGAPFMLSTLGFFVTGASAIIYFLFRKRPFKITPSIAGFQRDLTYFIIIYSVAVITSFINSYLNIKAAISIFILLSYFIYVAHTFSSKEDSLKDVDNLFFSKHFHLDTTLYIIILQLVFSLFGISYGAHIFIKYTEQLSALLGVPPAILSLIITPIATELPEKLNSILWIGQKKDTLALLNITGAMVFQSSVPVAIGMMFTEWNLTGLTMLTTVLALISSYISLIYAASKKSLSPFILMAGSIFYCIFLLQLL
- a CDS encoding putative holin-like toxin produces the protein MMNTYQTLFLMIMFGMLIIAVLDFKRK
- the galT gene encoding galactose-1-phosphate uridylyltransferase, producing MSEIRYDVVTGKIAVISTERGKRPHDFKKADVVKSNGPCPFCPGNEHMTPPTLVEFCDEKGMWTLRGFNNKFAAFSKDTNGSMVEGDNELHKANDGYGVAEIIVESNQHDKTLGQMEIDEIQNIIKALILRYDEIVKDKNIKYVQMFKNFGANGGASLEHGHWQIMAVTFIPEAVERELQGVEKYKNGKGTCPYCDIVNDELTEKTRVVAENDRFVVICPFASRFAYESWILPKKHRRAFNKIDSDGIKSLSSLLKYIINRYEDLFDYPPYNIVIHTLPHEDERDFHWHIEILPRLTTFAGFELATGAYINPTPPEQAASILRLD
- the glgA gene encoding glycogen synthase, whose protein sequence is MDNLKVTIFTNEFPPNIYGGAGVHVDYLTKELSKLMDVDVRCFGEQNTSLNNMSVRGYREWDIIKKNSLDKLQKVLGPLSIDVAMVKDPITSNIVHCHTWYTFMAGFLAKMLYDIPLVVTIHSLEPLRPWKEEQLGNGYHLSTWMEKTGIEAADRIIAVSNDSKKDIMKCYNVPEDKIEVIYNGIDLNQYKKTDSNVARKKYGIDGRYILFVGRISRQKGIIHLIDAVKYLPQDVKVVLCASSPDTEEIKMEMEEKVKLYPNIIWIDKMVTKEEIIELYSNAEVFVCPSVYEPFGIINLEAMACNTPVVASATGGIKEVVVDGETGFLVEPGNPEDLAEHIKKLLDDRGLAATFGANGRKRVEEMFSWESIAKKTYDMYNNVIENYKK
- a CDS encoding DedA family protein; the encoded protein is MESTNILYSLIIDYGYLALFLSLVVEGTGMPGPVEILFLAAGYLISKGQMNFLAVALIAALGNLTGNTLAYIIGARSGRTFVEKYGRYLKITVKDLEGMDRWFSKYGGMTNLISRLIGLPRTPAIWASGITRMDFKSFFIFSAIGDLLWSFFWTSVSYLVSMQILKIDLIGKTYPWWMYFVMLIGFVLFMYVVWRIFLWMKEKYLT
- a CDS encoding GNAT family N-acetyltransferase, with the protein product MDEGKILDIEIKIISDVKTLLSIKNIWHELEDNSKMYPFNTFEWVINWWKYFGSGKRLWVLLIVDNYGPIGIAPFMITFGEMGLPIKRIKFIGSNNSDYLDFVVRYGCEDIFYRSLIKYLETVIDQFTVLDLEHLPESSGIYPYIMGSGLYYDYDVQDICPYIELPSTWDEYLDSLDGKFRRNIKYEIKRYFSKHDGNFMCVTDENQIDDSMDRLIEMHQARWRKRHMPGAFYSKRIRNFHKDVALDFLERGILSLFELKDKDKTVASLLSYHIGGKRYYYISGYDLNYSRLSVGAVTLGLSIKRSIEVGDEIYDFLRGDEKYKEDWTNNKKRNMRLVVSFPSIAGKFYIYYIIAQNKLINKIKNRFSQD
- a CDS encoding DUF881 domain-containing protein — translated: MKGKVFQVVSFVMVFLIMGFMISMEFKTIQGSVKTAADTSRNSNVNVDELSSQLQNMTDERNALKQQVAELTQKLNTLNSSSSKYEATLNALSQDVEKYKELAGFTAMSGPGVIVTLNDSDLQPKDGEDPNMFLVHDEDLIKVVNELKAGGAEAISINDQRLIATSEIRCVGPTININSTRYAPPYVIKAIGNPDTLQASLNLKGGIVDTLKYYGIKVNIETSKNIIVPAYSDPISLKYAKAAN